In Bradyrhizobium sp. 1(2017), one DNA window encodes the following:
- a CDS encoding UbiX family flavin prenyltransferase gives MQDSTPKRMIIGISGASGVTYGVRLLQLLRNAGVETHLVMSKTAELTFAYETDLKIAEVRELANVCHAIDDMASAISSGSFRTAGMIVAPCSMRSMSEIASGVTTTLLTRAADVVLKERRRLVLMVRETPLHTGHLRTMTALSEMGAIIAPPMPAFYAKPENLEDMVEHTVGRVLDLFDIDIGVVRRWGEDEALKRRSPTLRKIAP, from the coding sequence ATGCAGGACTCAACGCCCAAGCGGATGATCATCGGCATTTCCGGCGCTTCCGGCGTCACCTATGGCGTGCGCCTGCTTCAGCTCCTGCGCAACGCCGGCGTCGAGACGCATCTGGTGATGTCGAAGACCGCCGAGCTGACCTTTGCCTACGAGACCGACCTGAAGATCGCGGAGGTGAGGGAACTCGCCAATGTCTGCCATGCGATCGACGACATGGCCTCGGCGATTTCCAGCGGGTCGTTCCGCACTGCCGGCATGATCGTGGCGCCGTGCTCGATGCGCTCGATGTCCGAGATCGCCTCGGGCGTGACCACGACGCTGCTCACCCGTGCCGCCGACGTCGTCCTCAAGGAGCGCCGACGTCTGGTGCTGATGGTGCGCGAGACGCCGCTCCATACCGGACATCTCAGGACAATGACCGCGTTGTCCGAGATGGGCGCGATCATCGCGCCGCCGATGCCGGCCTTCTACGCCAAGCCCGAGAACCTCGAAGACATGGTCGAGCACACCGTCGGCCGCGTGCTCGACCTGTTCGACATCGATATCGGCGTCGTGCGCCGCTGGGGCGAGGACGAGGCGCTCAAGCGCCGTTCGCCGACGTTGCGCAAGATCGCGCCCTGA
- a CDS encoding UbiD family decarboxylase: MQMETPAGKSAKAQADLRGWLAYLAERGKLAVAREGIGLADELAAIAKRLERDSAVLFPRPDGHAIPVVANLFAGRDWVAESIGVTEDQLLPHFLAAASHPLPTHEVPSGPVQEVVHEDVDLLRQLPVPKHNERDSGPYITAGLLIARNPKTGVQNVSIHRCQISSKNRIGVLLLPRHTFSYYRLAEELGQALEIAIVIGAHPALLLASQAIAALDEDEMAIAGALLGSPVDVIKCRTNSVRVPAHAEIVIEGRILQGVREPEGPFGEFPQYYGPRANREVIEVDAITHRKAPIFHTIVGGGFEHLILGGVPREATLLQHLRRSFPNVLDVRLTRGGTCRYHLAIRIDKANDGEPKNVMMCAFGAHYDIKQVIVVDKDVDISSPEEIEWAVATRFQADRDLMVVAGALGSKLDPTTDNGVSAKMGLDATAPLSAPELAFKRIRVKGEEEVDLAMALQADPSAAVARLLAEARS, encoded by the coding sequence ATGCAAATGGAAACTCCGGCCGGAAAGAGCGCCAAGGCGCAAGCTGACCTGCGTGGCTGGCTCGCTTATCTCGCCGAGCGCGGCAAGCTCGCCGTTGCTCGCGAGGGCATCGGGCTGGCCGATGAGCTCGCCGCAATCGCCAAGCGGCTGGAGCGCGACAGCGCCGTGCTGTTTCCGCGCCCCGACGGCCACGCGATTCCCGTCGTCGCCAACCTCTTTGCCGGCCGCGACTGGGTCGCCGAGTCCATCGGCGTCACCGAAGACCAGTTGCTGCCGCACTTCCTCGCCGCTGCGAGCCACCCGCTGCCGACCCATGAGGTGCCGAGCGGGCCGGTGCAGGAGGTCGTCCATGAAGACGTCGACTTGCTCCGCCAGCTTCCGGTGCCCAAGCACAATGAACGCGACAGCGGTCCCTACATCACGGCGGGATTGCTGATCGCCCGTAATCCGAAGACCGGCGTGCAGAACGTCTCGATCCATCGTTGCCAGATCAGCAGCAAGAACCGTATCGGCGTATTGCTGCTGCCGCGGCACACTTTCTCCTATTATCGCCTCGCCGAAGAGCTGGGGCAGGCGCTGGAGATCGCAATCGTCATCGGCGCGCATCCGGCGCTGCTGCTGGCCTCGCAGGCGATCGCGGCGCTCGACGAGGACGAGATGGCGATTGCCGGGGCGCTGTTGGGCTCGCCGGTGGACGTCATCAAATGCCGCACCAATTCGGTCCGTGTGCCCGCCCACGCCGAGATCGTGATCGAGGGGCGGATCCTGCAGGGCGTGCGCGAGCCCGAAGGGCCGTTCGGCGAGTTTCCCCAATATTACGGCCCGCGTGCCAATCGCGAGGTGATCGAGGTCGATGCGATCACGCATCGCAAGGCGCCGATCTTCCATACCATCGTCGGCGGCGGCTTCGAGCATCTGATCCTCGGCGGCGTGCCGCGCGAGGCGACGCTGCTCCAGCATCTGCGCCGCAGTTTTCCCAACGTGCTCGACGTTCGCCTCACGCGCGGCGGCACCTGCCGTTATCATCTCGCGATCAGGATCGACAAGGCCAATGACGGCGAGCCGAAGAACGTCATGATGTGCGCCTTCGGTGCACATTACGACATCAAGCAGGTGATTGTGGTGGACAAGGACGTCGACATCTCCTCGCCCGAGGAGATCGAGTGGGCGGTCGCGACGCGCTTCCAGGCCGATCGCGACCTCATGGTGGTCGCGGGCGCGCTCGGCTCGAAGCTCGATCCGACAACCGACAACGGCGTCAGCGCCAAGATGGGCCTCGATGCGACCGCGCCGCTCAGCGCACCCGAGCTCGCGTTCAAGCGCATCCGCGTCAAGGGCGAGGAGGAGGTCGATCTGGCGATGGCCCTGCAGGCCGACCCGAGCGCGGCCGTCGCGCGATTGCTGGCCGAGGCGCGGTCATGA
- a CDS encoding helix-turn-helix transcriptional regulator — translation MSTALRIAHGAFGRVALLDMDRSLVRHAHHHCHVLLKVEGADTQFLVGDQTTPLTDTAAVLVDGWKPHAYVHDVNRPRTLIMALYIEPEWLKEFRPGWAASGAPGFFERPSGEVSPRIRQLTLHLAAEMMANPDAVRTHEQTLSDLMIAVIERFTPWRSFPTSIRGMSAVSCDWRIRRAMDAMRTHDSYGNVDQFVKGAGLSRAQFFRLFETSLGVSPKLYLNVVRMERALDAVMREDTPLGELSERFGFPEPAHFTRFFRDHAGVSPREFRNVSRLAG, via the coding sequence ATGTCGACGGCCCTGCGCATCGCTCATGGCGCTTTCGGCAGGGTCGCTCTGCTCGACATGGACCGTTCGCTGGTCCGCCACGCCCATCATCACTGCCATGTGCTGCTCAAGGTCGAGGGCGCAGACACCCAGTTCCTGGTCGGTGACCAGACCACGCCGCTGACGGACACCGCCGCCGTCCTCGTCGACGGCTGGAAGCCGCACGCCTATGTGCACGACGTCAACCGTCCGCGCACGCTCATCATGGCGCTCTATATCGAGCCGGAATGGCTGAAGGAGTTCCGTCCCGGATGGGCGGCGAGCGGCGCGCCGGGCTTCTTCGAGCGGCCGTCCGGGGAAGTGTCGCCGCGCATCCGCCAGCTCACCCTGCATCTTGCGGCCGAAATGATGGCGAACCCGGATGCGGTGCGCACACACGAGCAGACGCTGTCGGACCTCATGATCGCGGTGATCGAGCGTTTCACCCCCTGGCGCAGTTTTCCCACCTCGATCCGCGGCATGAGCGCGGTGAGCTGCGACTGGCGGATCCGGCGCGCCATGGACGCGATGCGGACGCACGACTCCTATGGCAACGTCGACCAGTTCGTGAAGGGCGCGGGCCTGTCGCGCGCGCAGTTCTTCCGCTTGTTCGAGACCTCGCTCGGGGTTTCGCCAAAACTCTATCTCAACGTCGTCCGCATGGAGCGTGCACTCGATGCGGTGATGCGTGAGGACACCCCGCTTGGCGAGCTCAGCGAGCGTTTTGGCTTCCCCGAGCCCGCGCATTTCACGCGCTTCTTCCGTGACCACGCCGGGGTCAGCCCGCGCGAGTTTCGCAACGTCTCGCGTCTTGCGGGTTGA
- a CDS encoding xanthine dehydrogenase family protein molybdopterin-binding subunit codes for MVQAAVRSANSVDQSGETAWVGRSIERVEDAALLSGRGRFIDDLGVQPGTLHAAILRSPHAHADILSIDVEAASRLPGVAAVLTGRDVKAVTTSLVVGVKAPVECWPIAMDRVRYVGEPVAVIVATDRARAEDAAELINVEYRPRGAVVDPLGAIAPDAPVLHDGFPGNLASDRAFRYGDPEKAFADAPHRFSIDIRYPRNSCTPIETYGVVASHDAGEDAYDVIANFQGPFSIHTVIARALKVPGNRLRLRTPPESGGSFGVKQGVFPYIVLIAAAARVTGRPVKWIEDRLEHLTASVSATNRATTLAAAVAADGKILALDWDQVEDCGAHLRAPEPATLYRMHGNLTGAYDIGHVRIRNRVVVTNKTPTGLNRGFGGPQVYFALERLVQRIAIGLGLDPLDVIKRNLIDAGAFPYRTATGALLDSGNYREAVARAVEQGKLAELRARRDEARAHGRLYGIGFTAVVEPSVSNMGYITTVLTAAERRKAGPKNGAQATATVGLDPVGSVTVHVASVPQGQGHRTVLSQVVADVFGLQPKDIRVNTEIDTAKDAWSIASGNYASRFAAAVAGTAKLAAERVAGRLARIAASQLNVEAADIVFAKGFVASRHNPENRIAFSRVAALSHWSPGSLPDDAGQTIRETVFWTPPELTPPDEDDRINSSLCHGFIFDFCGVEIDRTTLETRIDRYVTMHDCGTILHPGMVNGQIRGGFAQALGAALYEEYAYADDGSFLTGTLADYLLPTTTEVPEPEIIHMETPSPFTPLGAKGVGEGNCMSTPVCLANAVADALGVADVTLPLVPARLAELVRGAEPPPPAGGIAAAPARESDRRLRGEGQASVKGAPEQVWAMLLDPATLQSVIPGCQRVDKVTDTHFRADVTLGIGPVTGRYRADVELFDLDPPRAVTLRGGATGALGFGSAEGRITLTPDGDGGTKLTYSYDAAIGGKVASIGGRLLDGATRVIIGQFFTALARKAGGGGATGGGFSLFALLAKVASLFGGRR; via the coding sequence ATGGTGCAGGCTGCGGTTCGATCCGCAAATTCAGTCGATCAGAGTGGCGAGACGGCATGGGTCGGGCGTTCGATCGAACGCGTCGAGGACGCTGCGCTGCTCAGCGGCCGTGGCCGCTTCATCGACGATCTCGGCGTTCAGCCCGGCACGTTGCACGCCGCGATCTTGCGCTCGCCGCACGCACATGCCGACATTCTCTCGATTGACGTCGAAGCGGCAAGCCGGCTGCCGGGCGTTGCGGCGGTTCTGACCGGCCGCGACGTCAAGGCCGTCACCACGAGCCTCGTCGTCGGCGTGAAGGCGCCGGTCGAGTGCTGGCCGATCGCGATGGACCGTGTGCGCTATGTCGGCGAGCCCGTCGCGGTCATCGTGGCCACCGACCGCGCCCGCGCCGAGGACGCGGCCGAGCTGATCAACGTCGAATACCGCCCGCGTGGCGCGGTCGTCGATCCGCTTGGCGCGATCGCACCTGATGCGCCGGTGCTGCACGACGGCTTTCCCGGCAATCTCGCCAGCGACCGTGCCTTCCGCTATGGCGATCCCGAAAAGGCCTTTGCGGACGCGCCGCATCGCTTTTCCATCGACATCAGATATCCCCGCAATTCCTGCACGCCGATCGAAACCTATGGCGTCGTGGCCTCGCACGATGCCGGCGAGGACGCTTACGACGTGATCGCCAATTTCCAGGGTCCGTTCAGCATCCACACCGTGATCGCGCGCGCCCTCAAAGTGCCGGGCAACCGGCTGCGGTTGCGCACGCCGCCGGAGTCCGGCGGCAGTTTTGGCGTCAAGCAGGGCGTGTTTCCCTACATCGTGCTGATCGCCGCCGCCGCGCGCGTCACAGGACGGCCGGTGAAGTGGATCGAGGACCGGCTCGAGCATCTCACTGCATCGGTCTCGGCGACCAACCGCGCGACGACCCTGGCCGCGGCGGTCGCGGCCGACGGGAAGATTCTCGCGCTCGACTGGGACCAGGTCGAGGATTGCGGCGCTCATTTGCGCGCGCCGGAGCCGGCGACGCTCTATCGCATGCACGGCAATCTGACCGGCGCCTACGACATCGGCCACGTCAGGATCCGCAACCGTGTCGTCGTCACCAACAAGACGCCGACCGGCCTCAATCGCGGCTTTGGCGGGCCGCAGGTCTATTTCGCGCTGGAGCGGCTGGTACAGCGGATCGCGATTGGCCTCGGGCTCGATCCGCTCGATGTCATCAAGCGCAATCTGATCGATGCGGGCGCATTTCCCTATCGCACCGCGACCGGCGCCTTGCTCGATTCCGGAAATTATCGGGAAGCCGTCGCGCGTGCGGTTGAGCAGGGCAAGCTTGCCGAGCTGAGAGCGCGGCGCGACGAGGCGCGGGCGCATGGCCGACTCTACGGCATCGGCTTCACCGCGGTGGTCGAGCCCAGCGTGTCCAACATGGGCTACATCACGACGGTGCTGACGGCGGCCGAGCGCCGCAAGGCCGGGCCGAAGAACGGTGCGCAGGCGACCGCGACCGTCGGGCTCGATCCGGTCGGCAGCGTCACCGTTCACGTCGCTTCCGTGCCGCAGGGGCAGGGTCATCGCACCGTGCTGTCGCAGGTCGTCGCCGACGTCTTCGGCCTCCAGCCCAAGGACATTCGCGTCAACACCGAGATCGACACCGCCAAGGACGCCTGGTCGATCGCGTCAGGCAACTACGCCAGCCGTTTCGCCGCGGCGGTGGCGGGCACGGCGAAGCTCGCGGCCGAACGCGTTGCCGGGCGTCTCGCCCGTATTGCCGCGAGCCAGCTCAATGTCGAGGCCGCCGACATCGTGTTCGCGAAAGGCTTCGTTGCCTCCAGGCACAATCCGGAGAACCGCATCGCGTTCTCGCGCGTCGCCGCGCTCAGCCATTGGTCGCCGGGCTCGCTGCCTGACGATGCCGGCCAGACCATTCGCGAAACCGTGTTCTGGACGCCGCCCGAGCTGACCCCGCCCGATGAGGACGATCGCATCAATTCCTCGCTCTGCCACGGCTTCATCTTCGACTTCTGCGGCGTCGAGATCGACCGCACCACGCTTGAGACGCGGATCGATCGTTACGTCACCATGCACGATTGCGGCACCATCCTGCATCCCGGCATGGTCAACGGCCAGATCCGCGGTGGTTTCGCCCAGGCGCTCGGTGCTGCGCTGTACGAGGAATACGCCTACGCCGACGATGGCAGCTTCCTCACGGGAACGCTCGCCGATTATCTGCTGCCGACCACGACGGAGGTGCCCGAGCCCGAAATCATCCACATGGAGACGCCGTCGCCATTTACGCCGCTCGGCGCAAAAGGTGTCGGCGAAGGCAATTGCATGTCGACGCCGGTCTGTCTCGCCAACGCGGTCGCCGATGCGCTCGGCGTTGCGGACGTCACTTTGCCGCTGGTGCCGGCACGCCTTGCCGAGTTGGTGCGCGGCGCCGAGCCGCCGCCCCCCGCAGGGGGCATTGCGGCCGCGCCCGCGCGCGAAAGCGACCGGCGGCTGCGCGGCGAAGGGCAGGCCTCGGTCAAGGGTGCACCCGAGCAGGTCTGGGCGATGCTGCTCGATCCCGCCACGCTGCAATCCGTCATTCCGGGTTGTCAGCGCGTCGACAAGGTCACGGACACGCATTTCCGCGCCGACGTCACGCTTGGCATCGGTCCCGTCACGGGACGCTATCGCGCCGACGTCGAACTGTTCGATCTCGACCCGCCCCGCGCAGTCACCTTGCGCGGAGGCGCCACCGGCGCACTCGGCTTCGGCAGTGCCGAGGGGCGGATTACGCTCACCCCCGACGGCGATGGCGGGACGAAACTGACCTACAGCTACGACGCTGCGATCGGCGGCAAGGTCGCGAGCATCGGCGGCCGCCTGCTCGATGGCGCGACGCGGGTGATCATCGGCCAGTTCTTCACCGCGCTCGCCCGCAAGGCCGGCGGCGGCGGTGCGACGGGCGGAGGCTTCTCGCTGTTCGCACTGCTCGCGAAGGTGGCCAGCCTGTTCGGGGGGCGCCGATGA
- a CDS encoding FAD binding domain-containing protein, translating into MKPPAFDYLRAETVGDVLEGLAQQGGDARVLAGGQSLMAMLNMRLAKPKLLIDIMRIGELRQIERKGDAVVIGAGVRQADLLAWPDLAAALPLVALALPWVGHVQTRSRGTICGSLAHADPSAEMPLALVALGGEVHLRSARRRRRVAARDFFAGMMLTARSDDELIEGISLPVVKGSRFAFREVARRHGDFAIVACAAMKTPTGVRLAVGGVADVPTARDWPRLEGDALDDALNAFAYDLGARDDVHATARYRRDLVRMIGRDLIGEVLQ; encoded by the coding sequence ATGAAGCCCCCCGCATTCGACTATCTCCGCGCCGAAACCGTCGGCGACGTCCTCGAAGGGCTGGCGCAGCAGGGCGGAGACGCCCGCGTGCTCGCCGGCGGGCAGTCGCTGATGGCGATGCTCAACATGCGCCTCGCCAAGCCGAAGCTGCTGATCGACATCATGCGCATCGGGGAATTGCGCCAGATCGAGCGGAAAGGCGATGCCGTCGTCATCGGCGCCGGCGTGCGCCAGGCCGATCTGCTGGCGTGGCCGGATCTGGCCGCGGCGCTGCCGCTGGTGGCGCTGGCGCTGCCGTGGGTTGGGCATGTGCAGACCCGCAGCCGTGGCACGATCTGCGGCTCGCTCGCGCATGCCGATCCCAGCGCGGAGATGCCGCTCGCCCTGGTCGCGCTCGGCGGCGAGGTGCACCTGCGCAGCGCCCGGCGCCGCCGCCGCGTCGCGGCCAGGGATTTCTTCGCCGGCATGATGCTGACCGCGCGGAGCGACGACGAGCTGATCGAGGGCATCTCGCTTCCAGTCGTCAAGGGATCGCGCTTCGCCTTCCGCGAAGTCGCGCGCCGGCACGGCGATTTCGCCATCGTCGCCTGTGCCGCGATGAAAACGCCGACGGGCGTGCGTCTCGCCGTCGGCGGCGTCGCCGATGTTCCGACCGCCCGCGACTGGCCGCGGCTCGAGGGCGACGCCCTCGACGACGCCCTCAACGCCTTTGCCTACGACCTCGGCGCCCGCGACGACGTCCATGCCACCGCGCGCTACCGCCGCGATCTCGTGCGCATGATCGGCCGCGACCTGATCGGCGAGGTGCTGCAATGA
- a CDS encoding (2Fe-2S)-binding protein yields MTRLESDRRHPIRFMLNGKPVEGEAEPRMPLSDFLRHQLGATGTHVGCEHGVCGACTVIVDGMLTRSCLTLAAQVDGCEVRTVEGLAPSADRLGVLQQAFRRNHALQCGFCTAGILMSLDLYLGSNLTPTETEIRDLLSGHLCRCTGYTPIIRAALEAAAELASSKEETSNA; encoded by the coding sequence ATGACCCGTCTCGAGTCCGATCGCCGCCATCCCATTCGCTTCATGCTGAACGGCAAGCCGGTCGAGGGGGAAGCCGAGCCGCGCATGCCGCTCTCCGATTTCCTGCGTCACCAGCTCGGTGCGACCGGAACGCATGTCGGCTGTGAGCACGGTGTCTGCGGCGCCTGCACGGTGATCGTGGACGGCATGCTGACGCGATCCTGCCTTACGCTCGCGGCGCAGGTCGATGGTTGCGAGGTCAGGACGGTCGAAGGGCTCGCGCCGTCTGCCGACCGGCTTGGCGTGCTGCAACAGGCCTTCCGCCGCAACCACGCGCTCCAATGCGGCTTCTGCACCGCCGGCATCTTGATGTCACTCGACCTCTACCTCGGCAGCAATCTGACGCCGACCGAGACGGAGATCCGCGATCTCCTCAGCGGGCATCTGTGCCGCTGCACCGGCTACACCCCGATCATCCGCGCGGCGCTCGAAGCCGCCGCGGAGCTCGCTTCATCCAAAGAAGAGACGTCAAATGCTTGA
- a CDS encoding AMP-binding protein, whose protein sequence is MLDLASSFIASAARDPQAIALVDGELRLTYRQWYDKISALVASFERLGLKPGDHVVTLLQNRWEAATLHWACQFAGLVITPINWRAKADELDYCIGNAEACAIFYQDISAEAVQGSALSGKLLRASVDPGTGEGTSFAELIKDSAPDAEPRVGADAWSIMLYTSGTTSRPKGVPRRHRAERAAAIAHVAQNLYGRGERTLGVMPLYHTMGVRSLLAMSLIGGSFICLPRYDSRQALSLIEKEEITNLYLVPTLYHDLVHHEAFAGTDVSSVRKLGFAGASMTDGLLKKLNGAFKPELFVNHYGSSEIYTFTIDQNAAAKPGSAGKAGLNQHVKVVRIGARSIAELAAVGEEGEIIATLAGDEAFEGYWRRPEADAKSLREGWYFTGDTGFVDPDGDLFVTGRVDDMIITGGENVSPVEIESCLSLHPAVDEVAVVGVADEKWGKVVAAFVKRNRVVTEVELEQFCRTSGLANFKRPRRYVFVDAIPKSPVGKLLRRLLVAGEYEAERMPPSDAA, encoded by the coding sequence ATGCTTGATCTCGCCAGCAGTTTCATTGCCAGCGCCGCGCGTGATCCCCAGGCGATCGCGCTGGTCGACGGCGAACTGCGCCTGACCTACCGGCAGTGGTACGACAAGATCTCCGCGCTCGTGGCTTCGTTCGAGCGCCTCGGCCTTAAGCCCGGCGATCACGTCGTCACGCTGCTGCAGAACCGGTGGGAAGCGGCGACGCTGCACTGGGCCTGTCAGTTCGCCGGCCTCGTCATCACACCGATCAACTGGCGCGCCAAGGCCGACGAGCTCGACTACTGCATCGGGAATGCCGAGGCCTGCGCGATCTTCTATCAAGACATTTCCGCCGAGGCGGTGCAGGGCTCGGCGCTATCAGGCAAGCTGCTGCGCGCGTCCGTCGATCCCGGGACGGGGGAGGGGACCAGCTTTGCCGAACTGATCAAGGACAGTGCGCCCGATGCCGAGCCGCGTGTCGGTGCCGATGCATGGTCGATCATGCTCTACACGTCCGGCACGACGTCACGGCCGAAGGGCGTGCCGCGCCGGCATCGTGCGGAACGCGCCGCCGCGATTGCCCATGTCGCGCAGAACCTCTACGGCCGCGGCGAGCGTACGCTCGGCGTGATGCCGCTCTACCACACCATGGGCGTCCGCTCGCTACTGGCGATGTCGCTGATCGGCGGAAGCTTCATCTGCCTGCCGCGCTACGACAGCCGCCAGGCCCTGTCGCTGATCGAGAAGGAGGAGATCACCAATTTGTATCTCGTGCCGACGCTCTATCACGACCTCGTCCATCACGAGGCCTTCGCCGGGACCGACGTCTCCAGCGTGCGCAAGCTCGGCTTTGCCGGCGCGTCGATGACCGATGGGCTGTTGAAGAAGCTGAACGGGGCGTTCAAGCCGGAGCTGTTCGTCAATCACTACGGCAGCTCCGAGATCTACACGTTTACGATCGACCAGAACGCTGCGGCCAAGCCCGGATCGGCCGGCAAGGCCGGGTTGAACCAGCACGTCAAGGTCGTGCGGATCGGCGCACGCTCGATCGCAGAGCTCGCCGCGGTCGGCGAGGAGGGCGAGATCATCGCAACGCTTGCCGGCGACGAAGCCTTCGAAGGCTATTGGCGTCGTCCCGAGGCCGACGCCAAATCGCTGCGCGAGGGCTGGTATTTCACCGGTGATACCGGCTTCGTCGATCCCGACGGCGACCTCTTCGTCACCGGCCGTGTCGACGACATGATCATCACCGGCGGTGAGAACGTCTCGCCGGTCGAGATCGAGAGCTGCCTGTCGCTGCATCCCGCCGTCGATGAGGTCGCGGTGGTCGGTGTCGCCGACGAGAAATGGGGCAAGGTCGTCGCCGCGTTCGTCAAACGCAATCGCGTCGTCACCGAGGTCGAGCTGGAGCAGTTCTGTCGCACCTCGGGCCTCGCCAATTTCAAGCGGCCGCGCCGCTACGTCTTCGTCGATGCGATCCCGAAATCGCCCGTCGGCAAGCTGCTGCGGCGATTGCTCGTCGCCGGAGAATACGAGGCCGAGCGGATGCCGCCGTCGGACGCCGCCTGA
- a CDS encoding enoyl-CoA hydratase/isomerase family protein: protein MPSPYTFADPRLAKLDGFKVEIDEAHERADIILGRPPYNVVAMPQRDQLRLTFETLDEDPRVRVIVVRGEGEHFSSGGNIGGFMEASPEHVSKLAWNIAAPARCAKPVIVANRGYCFGVGFELSLACDFRIASETTQYALPEQKLGQIPGSGGSARLQKMVGITHTKDIVMRSKRISAKQALEWGIATECVPDAELEKATDKLVDELRTFSPLAQRTAKKLLNDTEDSTLAIAIELEGHCYSRLRQSEDFKEGVEAFNGKRPPKFVGR, encoded by the coding sequence ATGCCGTCACCCTACACGTTTGCCGATCCCCGGCTTGCCAAGCTCGACGGGTTCAAGGTCGAGATCGACGAGGCGCATGAGCGCGCCGACATCATCCTGGGCCGGCCGCCCTACAATGTCGTGGCGATGCCCCAGCGCGACCAGCTGCGGCTGACCTTCGAGACGCTGGACGAGGATCCGCGGGTGCGCGTCATCGTGGTGCGCGGCGAGGGCGAGCACTTCTCCAGCGGCGGCAATATCGGTGGTTTCATGGAGGCGAGTCCCGAGCACGTCTCCAAGCTCGCCTGGAACATCGCCGCGCCGGCGCGCTGCGCAAAGCCGGTCATCGTCGCCAACCGCGGCTATTGCTTCGGCGTCGGCTTCGAATTGTCGCTCGCCTGCGACTTCCGCATCGCGTCGGAGACCACGCAATACGCGTTGCCGGAGCAGAAGCTCGGCCAGATCCCGGGATCGGGTGGCTCGGCGCGTCTCCAGAAGATGGTCGGCATCACCCACACCAAGGACATCGTGATGCGGTCCAAGCGCATCTCGGCCAAGCAGGCGCTCGAGTGGGGTATTGCCACCGAATGTGTGCCGGATGCCGAGCTGGAAAAGGCGACCGACAAGCTCGTCGACGAGCTCCGCACCTTCTCGCCGCTGGCGCAGCGCACGGCCAAGAAGCTCCTCAACGACACCGAGGATTCGACGCTCGCCATTGCGATCGAGCTCGAAGGCCATTGCTACAGCCGTCTGCGCCAGTCGGAGGATTTCAAGGAGGGCGTCGAGGCCTTCAACGGCAAGCGCCCGCCGAAATTCGTCGGCCGCTGA